The Arachis ipaensis cultivar K30076 chromosome B03, Araip1.1, whole genome shotgun sequence region atatctttaaagatgtccagcctgatctgaaggaatcagaggaaataaaagagcctctgaaaattcctcaggaagaggagaaacctcctaaacccgagcttaaaccactaccatcatccctgaaatacgcatttctgggagaaagtgatacttttccggtgatcataaactctgctttaaatccacaggaagagaaagcactacttcaagtgctaaggacgcacaaggcagctcttgggtggtccataagtgatcttaagggcatcagcccagcaagatgcatgcacaagatcctattggaggacgatgctaagccagtggttcaaccacagaggcggctaaatctagccatgaaggaggtggtgcagaaagaggtcaccaagttactggaggctgggattatttatcccatttctgatagcccctgggtgagccctgtccaagttatccccaagaaaggaggcatgacagtggttcataatgaaaagaatgaactggtttctacaagaacagttacaaggtggcgtatgtgtattgactacagaaggctaaatacagccaccaggaaagatcactttcctttaccattcatagaccagatgctagagagactagcaggttatgaatactactgctttttggatggctattcaggttacaaccaaattgcagtagatcctcaggaccaagagaaaacaatattcacatgtccttctggagtgtttgcttacagaagaaggatgccttttggtctgtacaatgcacctgcaaccttttagaggtgcatgctctctatcttctctgatatggtagagaaatttctggaagtcttcatggatgacttttcagtatttggagactcattcagctcctgccttgaccatttagcacttgttctgaaaagatgccaagagaccaacctagttttaaactgggaaaaatgtcactttatggtgactgaaggaattttccttgggcataaaatttcaaacaagggaatagaagtggatcaagctaaagtggaagtaattgaaaaattaccaccacctgccaatgttaaggcaatcagaagctttctggggcatgcaggattctatagaaggtttataaaggatttttcaaaaattgcaaaacttctGAGTAACCTATTAGCtgttgacacaccatttgtgtttgacaaagagtgtctgcaggcgtttgaaactctgaaagctaagatgGTCACagtaccagttatttctgcaccagactggacattaccattcgaactaatgtgtgatgccagtgaccatgccgtTGGTGCAGTACTgtgacagaggcataacaagcttctgcatgtcatttattatgctagccgtgttttaaatgatgcccagaaaaattaaataaccacagaaaaggaattgcttgcagtggtttatgccattgacaagtttagatcatacttagtaggatcaaaagtgattgtgtacactgaccatgctgctcttaaatatctactcacaaagcaggattcaaaacccaggctcataagatgggtgttgcttctgcaagagtttgatatataaataagagacagaaaagggacagagaaccaagtggctgatcatctgtcccagatagaaccagtagaaggggcatccttcccctctattaagatctctgaaacctttctggatgagcaattgtttgccattcTGGAAACactatggtttgcagacattacaaactataaagctgcaagattcatacccaaggagtacagcaggcaacaaaagaaaaaattaattactgatgcaaagtactacctgtgggatgaaccatatctctttaagagatgtgcagacggaataatctgtaggtgtgtgcctagagaagaagcacagaagatcctatggcattgtcatggatcacaatatggaggacatttcggaggtgggagaacagccacaaaagtcctccaatgtggcttctactggcccactctctataaagactcccgagagtttgtgcgtaactgtgacagctgccagagagctggtaatctgcctcatagttacgccatgcctcagcaagggatcttagagattgagttgtttgacgtatgggtattgacttcatggggcctttcccaccatcatactcaaacacttatattctggtggcagtcgactatgtatccaaatgggtagaagccattgcaacacccaccaatgatactaagacagtgctgaagttcctccagaaacatatcttcagcaggtttggtgtccctagagcactaatcagtgatggaggcactcacttctacaacaaacagctttactctgctatggtccgatatggaattagccacaaggtggcaactccatatcatccacagacaaatgggcaagctgaagtctctaatagagaactaaaaagaatcctggaatagactgtaagtacccgtagaaaggattgggcaagaagcttggatgacgctctgtgggcatacagaacagcattcaagaatcctatagggacctctacataccagcttgtgtatggtaaggcctgtcatctgcccatgaaactggagcataaggcctactgggcaaccaggttcctaaactttgatgccaaattagctggagaaaaaagattgctccagctgaatgagctagaggaattcagactcactgctttcaaaaatgccaagctttacgaagagaaaacaaaaatgtggcatgacagaaagttgtcatctagagtctttgaaccaggacagaatgttctgttgtttaactctaggctcagattattccccgggaaactaaaatcccggtggaggggaccatatgtgattataagtgtgtcaccatatggctatgtggagcttcaagacattgattctaataagaagttcattgttaatggacaaagagtcaagcattatcttgaaggcaatgttgagcaagaatgctcaaagctgagactatattaaaagctcagtaaggtccagctaaagacaataaagaagcgcttattgggaggcagcccaatttttacttatctatgttaattttctgttttccatttttattttatattttctttaggatgatgatcatgtggagtcacaaaaatcaaagcaaaatcaaaaacagcattaaaacagCTCATcctagaggaagagcttactggcgtttaaacgccagtaagaagcatcagactggcgtttaacgccagaaagaagcatcaagctggcattaaatgccagaaataagctacaatctggcgtttaacgccagaaacaagcaccaacttggcgttaaacgccaaaaaagggagaaaagctggcgtttaacgccagaaacaagcaacagtctggcgttaaacgccaggattgcactctaagggcatttacacgcctaaatggagcagggatgctaagtctttgacccctcaggatctgtggaccccacaagattcccacctaccccaccttcttttCCATAccatcttcaccactcacatccatccatcataaacccctcaTACACACTATCAACCTCCCTTGGCCGATCCCaccacacatctccatctcctcctttctttcttcttttgcttgaggacgagcaaacattttaagtttggtgtggaaaaagccccgctttttaattctccataaccatatggcaccttccatgagattagagaagatcaaagagctatgagggaggagcaacaaaggcaaggaaaagacatagaggagctcaagagcaccattggttcttcaagaggaagaagacgccacccttactaaggtggatccgttccttaatctccttgtctatttatttttctgtttttgttctctatgctttatgtttatttatgtttgtgtctttcttacatgatcattagtgtctagtgtctatgccttaaagctatgaatgtcctatgaatccatcacctttcttaaatgaaaaatgtttttaatcacaaaagaacaagaagtacatgattttgaattcatccttgaaattagtttaattattttgatgtggtgacaatactttttgtttctctgaatgaatgcttgaacaatgcatatgtcttttgaatttgttgtttatgaatgttaaaattgttggctcttgaaagaatgatgaaaaaggagaaatgttatttgataatctgagaaatcataaaattgattcttgaagcaagaaaaagcagtgaaaagcaaaagcttgcgaaaacaaatggtgaaaaaaaaagagaaaaagaaaaagcaatcagaaaaagccaagagctctttaaaccaaaaggcaaaagcaaaaatccagtaaccctttaaaccaaaaggcaagagtaaaataaaaaggatccaaggctttgagcattaatggatatgagggcccaaaagaataaaatcctggcctaagtggctaaaccaagctgtccctaaccatgtgcttgtggcgtgaaggtgtcaagtgaaaagcttgagactgagcggttaaagtcgtgatccaaagcaaaaaaaaaagagtgtgcttaagaaccctggacacctctaattggggactctagcaaagctgagtcacaatctaaaaaggttcacccagttatgtgtctgtggcatttatgtatccggtggtaatactggaaaacaaagtgcttagggccacgaccaagactcagaaaatagctgtgttcaagaatcaacgtactgaactaggagaatcaataacactatctaaattctgagttcctatagatgccaatcattctgaacttcaaaggataaagtgagatgtcaaaactgttcagaggcaaaaagctacgagtcccgctcatctaattggagctaagtttcattgatactttggaatttatagtatattctcttctttttatcctcttTTATTTTTagctgcttggggacaagcaacaatttaagtttggtgttgtgatgagcggataatttatacgctttttggcattgtttttaggtagtttttagtataatttaattaatttttactatgtttttattagttttcaagcaaaattcacatttctggactttactatgagtttgtgtatttttctgttatttcaggtattttctggctgaaattgagggacctgagcaaaatctgattcagaggctgaaaaaggactgcagatgctgttggattctgacctccctgcactcgaaatggattttctggagctacagaaacccaaattgCACGCTCTCAATttagttggaaagtagacatccagggctttccagaaatagataatagtccatactttgctcgagttttgatgacgcaaactggcgttcaaacgccaacttcctgccctattctgaagttaaacgccagaaacaggttacaaaccagagttaaacgccacaaacaggctgcaacctagcgtttaactccaagagaagcctctacacgtgtaaagctcaatgctcagtccaagcacacactaagtgggccccggaagtggatttctgcactatctgcacttagttacttattttctgtaaccctagctactagtttagtataaaaacaacttttagagacttactatatacctcatgacattttacacgtttcatattgtatttctaacgacatgagtctctaaaccccatggttgggggtgaggagctctgctgtgtttcgatgaattaatgcaattactactgtttttcattcaatcacgcttgtttctattctaagatattcactcgcacttcactctGATGAATGttatgatccatgacactcatcatcattctcacctatgaacgcatgcctaacaaccacctccgttctatctgcattagcttgagtgtgtatctcttagcctcctggttcacgatcagagtcttcgtggtataggctagaattattggcggccattcctgagatctggaaagtctaaatcttgtctgtggtattctgagtaggatctgggaagggatgactgtgacaagcttcaaactcacgagcgttgggcgtagtgacagacgcaaaagaatcaatggattctattccaacatgagtgagaaccgacagatgattagccatacggtgacagcgcatttggaccattttcactgagaggatggatggtagccattgacaacggtgatccaccaacatacagcttgccatggaaggagccttgcgtgcgtgaagaagaagacagtaggaaagcaaagattcggaagacagagcatctccaaatcctcaatctgttctccattactgcataacaagtattatttaatttatgctattcaCTCCTCATAAACCCAATcacttttattactaatttcctaactaagaattacaaaataaccatagcttgcttcaagccaacaatctccgtgggatcgacccttactcacgtaaggtattacttgaatgacccagtgcacttgctggttagttgtgcggaattacaaaagtgtgattgtgatttcgtgcaccaataagaCATTAGCAAATATGCGTTGCAAGAAACTACATTCCTATTATCCATATGAACTCTCTTTCTCTCGGTAACTACTCTTGTGTCTCATCTTATATATGATGGGTATCTACTATCATTAATAACTGTggtattattgaatatttttggataatATTTGGTATAGTTCCTATCTTTCATGTAGGGAGATTTTGAGCAAATGGCCCATGAATCATATATGTAGACACAGCTCTAAACAACTTTGGGTACCAAGCAAGCAAAGTAATCCTAAAAGTAATCCTAAAAGAAATCCTATAATGTGTAATATTAATGAGTAATCAAGCAAGCAAAGTAATCCTAAAAGCTTTAGAAAATGCAGACTTAATTAAAGaactttataattcttttccatAAGACACTTAAGGAAAGGCGAGGGAACAATGTGAGGATGATTTATATTATAAacgataagaaagaaagaagaagaaagaaaagaaaaggaaagaaaaatattaaaggaACCTCTGTCATAGAAGAGTAGCgagaaaagattaaaagaatctaaagaacctcTACCACGGGAGAGAAGAGAGTAGGAATAAAAGAAACGAAAGAAAGAACGAGCTAAGATGATTATGTACCTGCTGAAAACGAGCAGAGATATGGTAGTGAGTCCACTGAGATTTGCTTCCAAAGATACATCGGCCAATTcaggggatggtcgcacctgtaagacagaagttgcttacagaggttattaCTACATACATTGGCAagagagagcctcacctgtaagacagaggtagcttacagaggttatgtttgcatacatcagctcaagagagtcgcacctgtaagacagaggttgcttacagaggttatgacactggaaaccaaactcaaacaaaggttgctgagttgcGTCAGGAGCGGGTCAAaatcgacagatgagctcattacctgcactagggatagacatgcatcatacttgtttgcgcatacttgtttgtgattgtgttttctatgattttgtGTGCTTGTGTTTGAATTCTGTGTTCTTTAATTGTTGAAATAGATGGTACCTTGTTGACTATTATTGCTGACCAAGTATGTATAGAATGAACTTAACTAACTGCCCtgatcctactaagaactccccagttcttaccccctatttccacccctttcagctacaggtgcgaaggcttAGTGCGGAACTACAAGAACATAGAAGATTCTATTTACAAGTTGacttgttagattttattttcccctCGTCATTTACTGTTttggtttttagaggggtaggaattGTATTTGAGAATCTTTGAGTAAATCTATGTATATAATGTTACGttgatatatataattttgtgatTAGATGATTTAAAGTACTGACTGTTCGGtttcttggtgaaagtttcaTTCGTATTcgcaaaggctcaatattaaataaaaatagtatagaaaaaaaaggtttagaggtaagtaacgtctgagcttttagtacgatcatgaggtgctaaacgTTCGGGTGTTACAACCATATTGATGCAGAGGAAGATGATTACTCAATCTTCGAATGGGAAGAAGAGGAAGGTTTGGAATAATGTTGCGAGATTGTTGAATGGAGGTTCGTCATCCTCGTTGGAGAAGTTCACTTTAGCTTTCTTTCCGCGAATCTTACGAGCTTCTCTATCATAGGCCCTGGTGGCTTCTTTGGTGGTGTTGACGGTTCCAAGCCAAACGTGAACACTTTTCCTTGGATCGCGAATCTCTGCCGCCCATTTTCCCTCTTCACATGCCTTCTCAATCGCAAATTGAACCATTGTCTCAAGAACACAGGATCTTCCATGCGATGCCTCTGCAGTAGATCCCACCCCCTCTGCtgctaccaccaccaccacaaccacaGCTACAACCAAAGCCTCGTTAACTACTACCTGATTTCCAAAAATGACATCGttgagaggaaaaagaagaataaaaaaggaGATTAGGATTTTAGAAAATGATGATAATTTAGAAAAAGAGATGAgagttttagaaaaaaaaaagagaattaggGTTTTTAAAAAAGTTGAAATTAgagattttttaaattataaaaattaaaagtggGTAAGTTTTGTATATGATAATTGTTAACTGATACGTCACTTCTAAACTTTAACTCTAAATAATTCAATTGGCAATTAGtcatttttgtcaaattttaaaattttttaaaaatcatctTGCCAATAACAAAGATCAGGTATTATAATTTTAACTTTATTCATTTTATTAGCGTAAATTActtaaaaattatcttttagaTAAACATTAATAACCTTTTGTTTTTCTCCATTTTTCCTCTCCTTCAAATTCATCGTCAAAATCAAAACTCATATGCCTTCATTCATAAATTACATATATATCTTCGGAATTGAAAAACGATTCATGGTCTAACAGTAAGGAAACAAACAAACGAAACAAAGAAATATTAAATCGTCTTTCATCATGAGTttctagtttcatattttaagtttcttgaaataatttattattatataacaagaattttatttaatttatatgttaaaaaataatttttaaaatttttgtaatattttaatttttcaaaaatttatttttcattaatattttttaaagttaTTTTGTCAACTATCTgaatttttatgtattattttgattttgattttgatgtgatagtttatttattttttatttgtcacTATTTTAGTCTAAGGAAAGCTGCAACGGCTACTTGGATAGTTGGATGAGTACCGTTGGGTATTACGTGGAGACGCAGAACGCTCCCCAAAGCCTCCATTTTCTCTCTCATACAAAACACACATACTGTCCACCGTGCTAAGTGCTAGTCAGCTACTACTCTGCTGCTACTCTCCGTTTCAATTAGGGTTCTGCTCCTCTTCCATTCACAGACACACAACCATGAACCTCTTCAAGAAGAAAACCTCACCCAAAGGTCCACCTTTCCTTCCTCCTCATTTCTCATATCGTGTCATTCTTTCGTTTTTGCACTTTCTCCGCACTCTGAATTTTGAAACTCGCATTCAAATTCGTACCTtttgtttttttgaaaaaaggaaataaaataatacatcTCTGTAGATTGTGAGTGCTGGGAAAAATTGGTTAGGTGGAAAATTGGAAATTATAAGCTTTTGATCAAAATTAGGAATTCAAAGATTTAGCATTGACCATCTGTTTGTGCATTTTTTtcactctcttttttcttttgggAATTATAGAGGCTCTGCGGAcaagtaagagggaaatggcggTTGCAACAAGAGGTAATTACTTGGTTCGATGCTTATTCAATATTTTGCTGTTTATTTCGACTTGTATATTTTGCTGCATCTGTACTAAATTTCTTGAATAGATAATAGAGAGTTAACATGCTTTGGTATGTGGTACAGGTAAACAGTTGTGTTTTCACTTCAATGTGGAATCTTCCCTTTACCAGTTCTATTTCTTTTCTCCCTGGAATGAACTAATTGTTTCTTAAGATTGTTAAAGTGCACTGCAGAAACGTCATAAATGGAAATAATTAACAGAGTCCCAAAGTAGACATACCATTTATGCATTTAGCTGTCAAGAAAGTCACGATCGGTgtcttctcttctttccttccATATCTGAAAAGAATAATGAATATCGTGTGCGTTTTCATAATTAACTGGGGACAGAATGTGATGGGTAATAATAGTTACAACCAAATAGTTAGAGCGTGAAATGTGATCAAATTTTTTATGGGGAAGATATGTACAAGTAATATTTCCAATGTAAACTATTTATATTGATGATCAAAATATGGGTTTAAATTGGATATTTTGTTCTTCTAAATTAGTGGCTAGCTTACTATTGGTTTCCTATTGCTTCCAAACAGGAATAATATTTTTACGGATATGTTAGTTTTGAAATGCAACTGACTAGTTGTGAAAGTCAAGGTTTTTTCTTTTTAAAGGATGAGTAAGTTATTTTAAACCTATATTTTCttgttcaaaatctttttttttgaattttctgaTATTTTTGTTTCTTAACTGTGGTTTTCCCCTGCTCCGATTTTTCTACATATCCTATATGTTCAGTCTTTGAGTATTTACCCTGACGCTTTTTATTCATCTGGAGGAACATTTGAtatgattatttaattttaataaggtGTATTTCCTTTAAGATATTCTTTATTCACCCTTGTTTCTTGTAGGCATTGAAAGAGAGATAGCATCACTTCAGATGGAGGTACATAATACCGAGCAGAGACCTTATTCTGTTTCATCTTTCATTTGAGTTTAACTTCCTTGTGCATTACAGGAAAAAAAATTGGTGGCTGAGATCAAACAAACAGCTAAAACCGGAAATGAGGCaagtttttctcatttttatgTGTCTCACATATTTTTGTATGGTCATTGAATGTTTGATCTTGATAGCAAATCTTTGATCAGATACATATCTGTGTGCTTTGTATTGCACTTGAGTAGTACATTTGCTCCAAAGATGTAATGTTGTTCAATAATCCCACATGAATAGCCCAGAACTGGTCCAGATAATGCTTCAATTACAGATTTATTTTCATCATCAAATTTGGAGCATGTAGAGTTCTGAAATATGGTTAAAACGGTCACTTGAATGTGGCTGTTGTACAGAATACGATTTCTTAGTACACAAAGCTTTGATATAGAATTTCCAATGAAATTTAAACAGAGGAATCACATATATCATTGTTGAAACTTTGTCATTAGCATGTCTAATGAACAATTATTTATAGTTCAGAACTATAAAGTACTAAATCATATCTTCCTGGTCATTTTAGCCTTGGGTAGTTTTGATGTGCAATTTTTGTAGTTAGGGGGAAGTCATGAAttgcctttatttatttatttttgataaaTCATCAGTTGTCTTACTGTAAAGAAGACTTCTTTGGCTTATCACAAATTTGAAAGTGTTCATATTAGGAATTTGAAAGTGTCCATATCTGATTTTGTTATTTATTGGTTATATGATTCTTTTCTAGATTTACTAATTTTAGAATCTTCCATGTCTTGGACTAGTTCTTCTGTTCTTTTATGATGCCATTTACTTAACTTTCTAGGGATTTTAGAACTTCTGAAGACTCAATCTGAGATTTCAGTTGCTAGGTTCTTTATGCCTACATAACTAATCATTTCAGGATGCAATCGTCTACAACCAATTACACAACTAATGATTCCACAATATCAACTAAAATATAGCACACCTAAGCACACACTCAATACTCTAATCACAGATATGAAAAAATAGTTGGGAGTCACTGTTAGTAATATTATCAATCTCGAGTAAATAAGTGCATGGTTACAGGCTGCCACTAAAATCCTGGCTCGCCAACTTGTTCGATTACGACAACAAATAACCAATTTGCAGGGAAGTCGTGCCCAGATCAGGGGTGTAGCAACTCACACACAGGTATGCAAGAAgagataatatatttttttttatttgtatcaaaaGACTTATGATAAGAAGTTTTCTATTTTGATTATTTAAAAATTTCCTTTTGTAGGCATTATATGCAAGCACTTCAATCTCAACGGGAATGAAGGGGGCAACAAAAGCAATGGCAGCAATGAACAAGGTCTGATACTTTGGATTctttttattacttttaattAATGATTGCAATAAAAATTGTTCGGGACCTAAATATCTGATCTAAAATTCCTTGAGGAACAATTTGGGTTGTCACTCTATTTATCAATATGTTGTAACCAAAACTAAAGTGGAAGTTGGCTAGTTATTAACAGTATGTGCTATTAGTATATTATACACGATTAAACTCCTTTTTCTGCCATGACAAAAATATGAATGTAGTGTCCATATCAACAAAAGCCTGCCACCTTCCTTAACATCTAAAGGTCGAAAGATTATTTCCAAATTTTAACCATTGTTTATAGTTAAATACTAAAAG contains the following coding sequences:
- the LOC107630555 gene encoding vacuolar protein sorting-associated protein 2 homolog 2 isoform X2; its protein translation is MNLFKKKTSPKEALRTSKREMAVATRGIEREIASLQMEEKKLVAEIKQTAKTGNEAATKILARQLVRLRQQITNLQGSRAQIRGVATHTQALYASTSISTGMKGATKAMAAMNKQMAPAKQAKVIREFQKQSAQMDMTIEMMSESIDETLDKDEAEEETEELTNQVLDEIGVDIASQLSSAPKGRIASRNTENVAPRPQESQDVEDLEKRLASLRRL
- the LOC107630555 gene encoding vacuolar protein sorting-associated protein 2 homolog 2 isoform X1, producing the protein MNLFKKKTSPKEALRTSKREMAVATRGIEREIASLQMEEKKLVAEIKQTAKTGNEAATKILARQLVRLRQQITNLQGSRAQIRGVATHTQALYASTSISTGMKGATKAMAAMNKQMAPAKQAKVIREFQKQSAQMDMTIEMMSESIDETLDKDEAEEETEELTNQVLDEIGVDIASQLSSAPKGRIASRNTENVAPSRPQESQDVEDLEKRLASLRRL